A stretch of Salvelinus sp. IW2-2015 unplaced genomic scaffold, ASM291031v2 Un_scaffold1218, whole genome shotgun sequence DNA encodes these proteins:
- the cdh1 gene encoding cadherin-1 isoform X2, producing the protein MEIIVKVIDMNDNKPVFTQDPFTGTVPEASKQGDEVMQVTATDADEKGSANSDVRYTITHQEPPLPSPNMFVINPVTGGIRVNAAGLDREKYTKYTLEIQAADMEGNGLTSVGKAIITVTDSNDNAPQFVTPSYTVSVPENKVDALVVKMPVTDGDEPHSSAWATTYKIVDGDPQGLFSVSTGPSKLEGIITTAKPLDFEKNNKYTLLVIVQNEVPFAISLPTSTATVVVNVEDVNEAPVFTPVEKIIRKPEDLPIDSDLVLYIATDPDTARSQKVTYKIRNDPAGWLSINKDTGLIKVKSLMDRESTFVQDNKYSVIVLGIDNDEIPATGTGTLIIELDDVNDNAPTIDESVIKVCNKESSPQLLSVTDKDSAGFAAPYTVQLQGSSQYNWTARMNDTKTGIILTLKTMLDSGDYTVVLRVSDNQGLHHDSTVQASVCDCKGADVQCTDKAVAGFGISSILGILGAVLLLLLLSLLLLMFLRKRGGEKKEPLLQEDDVRDNIYYYDEEGGGEDDQDFDLSVLHKGLDNRPDVFRNDIAPTMARPEYRPRPANPADIGNFIDDNLKAADNDPTAPPYDSLLVFDYEGGGSEAGSLSSLNSSNSGDDQDYDLLQQWGPRFKKLSDMYGGGED; encoded by the exons ATGGAGATCATTGTGAAAGTCATTGATATGAATGACAACAAACCTGTATTTACCCAAGATCCATTTACGGGAACAGTCCCTGAGGCATCAAAACAAG GTGATGAGGTCATGCAGGTAACGGCCACTGATGCTGATGAAAAGGGCTCTGCCAATTCTGATGTCAGATACACCATTACCCATCAGGAGCCTCCACTACCAAGCCCCAACATGTTTGTCATCAACCCTGTGACTGGAGGGATTCGGGTTAACGCAGCTGGGTTGGACAGAGAG AAATATACCAAATATACTTTGGAAATCCAAGCTGCCGATATGGAGGGAAATGGCCTTACCAGCGTTGGCAAAGCCATCATTACAGTAACGGACAGCAATGACAACGCGCCACAGTTTGTGACGCCTTCG TACACCGTGTCAGTCCCAGAGAATAAAGTGGATGCCTTGGTGGTGAAAATGCCAGTGACTGATGGAGATGAGCCTCACTCCTCTGCCTGGGCCACCACCTACAAGATAGTTGACGGGGACCCTCAAGGCCTTTTCAGTGTGAGCACAGGCCCTAGCAAGCTGGAGGGCATCATTACAACAGCTAAG CCACTTGACTTTGAGAAGAACAACAAGTACACTCTGCTGGTCATTGTGCAGAATGAAGTCCCATTTGCAATCAGCCTGCCCACCTCCACTGCTACTGTTGTAGTGAATGTGGAGGATGTGAATGAAGCTCCAGTCTTCACCCCAGTGGAGAAGATTATCAGGAAACCTGAGGACCTCCCTATTGACAGTGACCTGGTTCTGTACATAGCCACAGACCCAGACACTGCAAGGAGTCAGAAAGTCAC ATACAAGATACGCAATGATCCTGCTGGATGGCTAAGTATTAACAAAGACACTGGGCTGATTAAAGTCAAGAGCCTCATGGACAGAGAATCCACTTTTGTCCAAGACAACAAATACTCTGTTATTGTTCTGGGCATCGACAACG ATGAAATCCCGGCAACTGGCACTGGCACCCTTATCATAGAGCTGGATGATGTTAATGATAATGCTCCAACCATCGACGAGAGTGTGATCAAGGTCTGCAACAAGGAGTCCTCCCCACAGCTGCTGTCAGTCACTGATAAAGACAGCGCGGGCTTTGCTGCTCCATACACCGTACAGCTTCAGGGGTCGTCCCAATATAACTGGACTGCCAGAATGAATGACACAA AGACTGGCATTATCCTGACTCTGAAGACTATGTTGGACAGTGGAGATTACACGGTTGTCCTGAGAGTGTCTGACAACCAGGGCCTGCACCATGACAGCACCGTCCAGGCCTCCGTGTGTGACTGCAAAGGAGCGGATGTCCAGTGCACCGATAAAGCTGTAGCAGGCTTCGGCATCTCTAGCATTCTGGGAATTCTAGGAGCAGTGTTACTACTCCTAT TGTTGTCTCTTCTGCTGCTCATGTTCCTGAGGAAGAGAGGTGGTGAGAAGAAGGAGCCTCTGCTGCAGGAGGACGATGTCAGGGACAACATCTACTACTATGACGAGGAGGGAGGTGGCGAGGATGACCAG GATTTCGACTTGAGCGTTCTGCACAAAGGTCTGGATAACCGTCCTGATGTTTTCCGGAATGACATCGCTCCAACCATGGCCCGGCCAGAGTATCGCCCACGACCCGCCAACCCAGCTGACATAGGCAACTTCATTGATGAT AACCTGAAGGCAGCTGACAACGACCCCACTGCTCCTCCCTACGACTCCCTCCTGGTGTTTGACTATGAAGGAGGTGGCTCCGAGGCCGGTTCCCTCAGTTCCCTCAACTCCTCCAACTCAGGAGACGACCAGGACTACGATCTCCTTCAACAGTGGGGCCCGCGCTTCAAGAAGCTGTCTGACATgtacggaggaggagaggattga
- the cdh1 gene encoding cadherin-1 isoform X1 yields the protein MGAFWFVELGVLILFLQAFKPGSSESKCLPGFNSEIYIFKVERNHLQSGRRLGKVVFDDCTSRTSFLFHSEDSRFKVDGDGTLKLKRGLTLHNGHKEFYVSTQSKGKKITVPVRVLHEAGHGHHHNHHELTTQPKPGESLSLPVLNFPKSSGGLKRRKRDWXIPPIXFPENXRGPFPKNMVQXXSXNDKXVKIQYSITGAGADLPPVGLFTVDKNSGTLYVTQPLDRXKKXXYXLLAHAVAVGAGXAEDPMEIIVKVIDMNDNKPVFTQDPFTGTVPEASKQGDEVMQVTATDADEKGSANSDVRYTITHQEPPLPSPNMFVINPVTGGIRVNAAGLDREKYTKYTLEIQAADMEGNGLTSVGKAIITVTDSNDNAPQFVTPSYTVSVPENKVDALVVKMPVTDGDEPHSSAWATTYKIVDGDPQGLFSVSTGPSKLEGIITTAKPLDFEKNNKYTLLVIVQNEVPFAISLPTSTATVVVNVEDVNEAPVFTPVEKIIRKPEDLPIDSDLVLYIATDPDTARSQKVTYKIRNDPAGWLSINKDTGLIKVKSLMDRESTFVQDNKYSVIVLGIDNDEIPATGTGTLIIELDDVNDNAPTIDESVIKVCNKESSPQLLSVTDKDSAGFAAPYTVQLQGSSQYNWTARMNDTKTGIILTLKTMLDSGDYTVVLRVSDNQGLHHDSTVQASVCDCKGADVQCTDKAVAGFGISSILGILGAVLLLLLLSLLLLMFLRKRGGEKKEPLLQEDDVRDNIYYYDEEGGGEDDQDFDLSVLHKGLDNRPDVFRNDIAPTMARPEYRPRPANPADIGNFIDDNLKAADNDPTAPPYDSLLVFDYEGGGSEAGSLSSLNSSNSGDDQDYDLLQQWGPRFKKLSDMYGGGED from the exons TGGTTTTTGATGACTGCACCAGCCGTACCAGCTTTCTCTTTCACTCCGAGGATTCACGCTTCAAAGTAGATGGCGACGGGACGCTGAAACTGAAGAGGGGGCTGACTCTGCATAATGGACATAAGGAGTTCTATGTCTCTACCCAGTCCAAGGGCAAGAAGATCACAGTTCCAGTCAGAGTGCTGCATGAGGCAGGACATGGCCACCACCACAATCACCATGAGYTGACCACCCAGCCCAAG CCAGGAGAAAGTCTGTCTCTACCTGTTCTGAACTTCCCCAAGTCTTCAGGAGGTCTGAAAAGAAGGAAGAGGGACTGGYTCATTCCTCCCATCWWCTTCCCAGAGAATGYCCGAGGRCCGTTCCCCAAGAATATGGTGCAG ATSAYGTCCAYCAATGATAAAGAMGTGAAGATCCAGTACAGCATCACTGGCGCTGGGGCAGACCTACCTCCTGTGGGACTCTTCACTGTGGACAAAAACTCTGGAACTCTCTATGTGACCCAGCCTTTGGACAGGYAGAAAAAAGYCAAKTACART CTCCTAGCCCATGCTGTTGCAGTGGGTGCAGGTARAGCTGAGGATCCCATGGAGATCATTGTGAAAGTCATTGATATGAATGACAACAAACCTGTATTTACCCAAGATCCATTTACGGGAACAGTCCCTGAGGCATCAAAACAAG GTGATGAGGTCATGCAGGTAACGGCCACTGATGCTGATGAAAAGGGCTCTGCCAATTCTGATGTCAGATACACCATTACCCATCAGGAGCCTCCACTACCAAGCCCCAACATGTTTGTCATCAACCCTGTGACTGGAGGGATTCGGGTTAACGCAGCTGGGTTGGACAGAGAG AAATATACCAAATATACTTTGGAAATCCAAGCTGCCGATATGGAGGGAAATGGCCTTACCAGCGTTGGCAAAGCCATCATTACAGTAACGGACAGCAATGACAACGCGCCACAGTTTGTGACGCCTTCG TACACCGTGTCAGTCCCAGAGAATAAAGTGGATGCCTTGGTGGTGAAAATGCCAGTGACTGATGGAGATGAGCCTCACTCCTCTGCCTGGGCCACCACCTACAAGATAGTTGACGGGGACCCTCAAGGCCTTTTCAGTGTGAGCACAGGCCCTAGCAAGCTGGAGGGCATCATTACAACAGCTAAG CCACTTGACTTTGAGAAGAACAACAAGTACACTCTGCTGGTCATTGTGCAGAATGAAGTCCCATTTGCAATCAGCCTGCCCACCTCCACTGCTACTGTTGTAGTGAATGTGGAGGATGTGAATGAAGCTCCAGTCTTCACCCCAGTGGAGAAGATTATCAGGAAACCTGAGGACCTCCCTATTGACAGTGACCTGGTTCTGTACATAGCCACAGACCCAGACACTGCAAGGAGTCAGAAAGTCAC ATACAAGATACGCAATGATCCTGCTGGATGGCTAAGTATTAACAAAGACACTGGGCTGATTAAAGTCAAGAGCCTCATGGACAGAGAATCCACTTTTGTCCAAGACAACAAATACTCTGTTATTGTTCTGGGCATCGACAACG ATGAAATCCCGGCAACTGGCACTGGCACCCTTATCATAGAGCTGGATGATGTTAATGATAATGCTCCAACCATCGACGAGAGTGTGATCAAGGTCTGCAACAAGGAGTCCTCCCCACAGCTGCTGTCAGTCACTGATAAAGACAGCGCGGGCTTTGCTGCTCCATACACCGTACAGCTTCAGGGGTCGTCCCAATATAACTGGACTGCCAGAATGAATGACACAA AGACTGGCATTATCCTGACTCTGAAGACTATGTTGGACAGTGGAGATTACACGGTTGTCCTGAGAGTGTCTGACAACCAGGGCCTGCACCATGACAGCACCGTCCAGGCCTCCGTGTGTGACTGCAAAGGAGCGGATGTCCAGTGCACCGATAAAGCTGTAGCAGGCTTCGGCATCTCTAGCATTCTGGGAATTCTAGGAGCAGTGTTACTACTCCTAT TGTTGTCTCTTCTGCTGCTCATGTTCCTGAGGAAGAGAGGTGGTGAGAAGAAGGAGCCTCTGCTGCAGGAGGACGATGTCAGGGACAACATCTACTACTATGACGAGGAGGGAGGTGGCGAGGATGACCAG GATTTCGACTTGAGCGTTCTGCACAAAGGTCTGGATAACCGTCCTGATGTTTTCCGGAATGACATCGCTCCAACCATGGCCCGGCCAGAGTATCGCCCACGACCCGCCAACCCAGCTGACATAGGCAACTTCATTGATGAT AACCTGAAGGCAGCTGACAACGACCCCACTGCTCCTCCCTACGACTCCCTCCTGGTGTTTGACTATGAAGGAGGTGGCTCCGAGGCCGGTTCCCTCAGTTCCCTCAACTCCTCCAACTCAGGAGACGACCAGGACTACGATCTCCTTCAACAGTGGGGCCCGCGCTTCAAGAAGCTGTCTGACATgtacggaggaggagaggattga